One genomic segment of Microbacterium sp. ProA8 includes these proteins:
- a CDS encoding methyltransferase domain-containing protein, with amino-acid sequence MSTTTITETAAESGTDATAEFADRLMGATLGWFDIMAIHLGSQLGWYAELSRSDGLTASELATRTSCDARYAREWLEQQAASGVLLVDGAPTPNSSTGEGAYSGAASADARRFRLAPGVAEVLLDRGSLSYLEPLARMAAAVSGQLEALLEAYRTGGGVSWEQLGRHAREAQADMNRPWFDELPSIVAGNDRLDDVLRRPQARIADLGAGGGWSSIALAKAYPQLRVVGFDIDEASVEMARRNAAEAGVADRVEFLLSDAALVAAQGRFDAVFAFECLHDMPHPVAVLAAAREAVRDDGVVVIMDEATEERFTPDASELERLLYGFSLFVCLPDGRSHRPSAATGTVMRPDTLRGYARAAGWSDIRVLVPEFGLWRFYEIV; translated from the coding sequence ATGTCCACCACGACCATCACCGAAACAGCCGCCGAATCAGGAACTGACGCGACGGCGGAGTTCGCCGACCGGCTCATGGGCGCGACGCTCGGCTGGTTCGACATCATGGCCATCCACCTGGGCTCGCAGCTCGGATGGTACGCCGAGCTGTCGCGGAGCGACGGCCTCACGGCGAGCGAGCTCGCGACGCGCACGAGCTGTGACGCCCGCTACGCCCGCGAGTGGCTCGAGCAGCAGGCGGCGAGCGGCGTCCTGCTGGTCGACGGGGCGCCGACCCCCAACTCGTCCACCGGCGAGGGCGCGTACTCCGGCGCGGCATCCGCGGACGCCCGGCGCTTCCGTCTCGCGCCCGGCGTGGCCGAGGTGCTGCTCGACCGGGGCAGCCTGTCGTACCTCGAGCCGCTCGCGCGCATGGCGGCGGCTGTCTCGGGACAGCTCGAGGCTCTGCTGGAGGCCTACCGCACGGGCGGCGGCGTGAGCTGGGAGCAGCTTGGCAGGCATGCCCGCGAGGCCCAGGCCGACATGAACCGCCCGTGGTTCGACGAGCTGCCCTCGATCGTCGCGGGCAACGATCGCCTCGATGACGTGCTGCGGCGGCCGCAGGCGCGCATCGCCGACCTCGGCGCCGGGGGAGGCTGGTCGTCGATCGCCCTCGCGAAGGCGTATCCGCAGCTGCGCGTGGTCGGCTTCGACATCGACGAGGCGTCGGTCGAGATGGCGAGGCGGAACGCCGCCGAAGCCGGGGTCGCCGACCGCGTCGAGTTCCTGCTGTCCGACGCCGCGCTCGTCGCCGCGCAGGGCCGCTTCGACGCCGTCTTCGCGTTCGAGTGCCTGCATGACATGCCCCACCCCGTGGCAGTCCTCGCCGCGGCACGGGAGGCCGTGCGGGACGACGGCGTCGTGGTGATCATGGACGAGGCGACCGAGGAGCGCTTCACCCCCGACGCGAGCGAGCTCGAACGCCTGCTGTACGGCTTCAGCCTGTTCGTGTGCCTGCCCGACGGCAGGTCGCACCGCCCGAGCGCGGCCACCGGCACGGTGATGCGCCCGGACACCCTGCGCGGATACGCGCGGGCGGCGGGCTGGAGCGACATCCGCGTCCTCGTCCCCGAGTTCGGTCTCTGGCGCTTCTACGAGATCGTCTGA
- a CDS encoding transposase codes for MPQPDADEELDAIAAELYILPPSEFTAARNARAGMAAGPLAKQIKALRKPTVAAWAVNLLAQDGQLADAVELSAALREAQDDLDAAELGRLGKQRRQLVAALAKQAVGLAQDAGGNLSAAAQEDVASTINAAVMDAAAAAAVLTGRLVTALEAGDIEPGALAEAVGGSVPGVVAPPPRDDLAERRARKAAEKAAREAERLANEAERELARVDARRAKAQERVDHVRERIDDLRRDLAALENDEAGAVDKLEAIERERADAATKARDAAKESERAQAALDDA; via the coding sequence ATGCCGCAGCCCGACGCAGACGAGGAGCTCGACGCGATCGCGGCCGAGCTGTACATCCTGCCGCCGTCGGAGTTCACGGCAGCGCGCAACGCCCGCGCCGGCATGGCGGCCGGACCGCTCGCGAAGCAGATCAAGGCGCTGCGCAAGCCGACCGTCGCCGCGTGGGCCGTCAACCTGCTCGCTCAGGATGGGCAGCTCGCCGACGCGGTCGAGCTGTCGGCGGCGCTGCGCGAAGCCCAGGACGACCTCGACGCCGCCGAGCTCGGGCGCCTCGGCAAGCAGCGGCGCCAGCTCGTCGCGGCCCTCGCGAAGCAGGCGGTCGGTCTGGCCCAGGACGCCGGCGGCAACCTGAGCGCCGCCGCGCAGGAGGACGTCGCGAGCACCATCAACGCCGCGGTGATGGATGCCGCAGCCGCCGCCGCGGTGCTCACCGGGCGGCTCGTGACGGCGCTGGAGGCCGGGGACATCGAGCCCGGTGCGCTCGCCGAAGCGGTCGGAGGATCCGTCCCCGGGGTGGTTGCTCCACCTCCCCGTGACGACCTGGCCGAGCGCCGGGCGCGCAAGGCGGCCGAGAAGGCCGCCCGCGAAGCCGAGCGGCTCGCGAACGAGGCCGAGCGGGAACTCGCGCGCGTCGACGCCCGCCGTGCCAAGGCGCAGGAACGCGTCGACCACGTGCGCGAGCGGATCGACGACCTCCGCCGCGACCTCGCGGCGCTCGAGAACGACGAGGCGGGCGCCGTCGACAAGCTCGAGGCGATCGAGCGCGAGCGGGCGGATGCCGCGACGAAGGCCCGCGATGCCGCGAAGGAGTCCGAACGCGCCCAGGCCGCGCTCGATGACGCCTGA
- a CDS encoding GTP pyrophosphokinase family protein, translated as MATPAPLVPATASDEGEITVSPSELRELRDELQRFMMEYRFGLQEVETKIGILRDEFLLTHDYNPIEHVSSRVKSPDSLVEKVQRKGIDGDFASIRSSITDIAGIRITCSFTADVYRLFDLLTAQDDVRVLQVKDYIAQPKPNGYKSLHAILEVPVFLSTGRIEVPVEVQFRTIAMDFWASLEHKIYYKYATQVPDELLESLKDAADTAAELDARMERLHRQIKGSSAGQAAPVAVREITGAPAPEAGDSDAAHRRRDDGGLQAV; from the coding sequence ATGGCGACTCCCGCACCGCTGGTGCCCGCGACGGCGTCCGATGAGGGTGAGATCACGGTCTCGCCGAGCGAGCTGAGGGAGCTGCGAGACGAGCTGCAGCGCTTCATGATGGAGTACCGCTTCGGCCTGCAGGAGGTCGAGACGAAGATCGGCATCCTGCGCGACGAGTTCCTGCTGACCCACGACTACAACCCGATCGAGCACGTCTCGAGTCGGGTCAAATCGCCCGACAGCCTCGTCGAGAAGGTGCAGCGCAAGGGCATCGACGGCGACTTCGCCTCGATCCGCAGCAGCATCACCGACATCGCGGGCATCCGCATCACGTGCAGCTTCACGGCCGACGTGTACCGCCTCTTCGACCTGCTGACCGCGCAGGACGATGTCCGCGTGCTGCAGGTCAAGGACTACATCGCCCAGCCCAAGCCCAACGGCTACAAGAGCCTGCACGCGATCCTCGAGGTGCCGGTGTTCCTGTCGACGGGGCGCATCGAGGTGCCCGTCGAGGTGCAGTTCCGCACCATCGCCATGGACTTCTGGGCGAGCCTCGAGCACAAGATCTACTACAAGTACGCCACGCAGGTGCCGGACGAGCTGCTCGAGAGCCTCAAGGACGCGGCCGACACCGCCGCCGAACTGGACGCCCGCATGGAGCGCCTTCACCGGCAGATCAAGGGCTCCAGCGCCGGGCAGGCGGCACCCGTCGCCGTGCGCGAGATCACGGGCGCTCCCGCTCCCGAGGCGGGCGACTCGGATGCCGCACACCGACGCCGCGACGACGGCGGGCTGCAGGCAGTCTGA
- a CDS encoding TetR family transcriptional regulator, which yields MPKVSEEYREARRDEIGRAALRVLERKGVRDTSIADIVEESGLSTGAIYSHFSTKSELARYVVGRFLLPRLDALEAAGARGEVLTPRQVVRGMLSIFSDAGLSTSLVLQFWGEAMVEPGLHDEMLRTAGRLRAALTHAIGPWARAQTADAAEAETLAARTARSIVALAQGYVANTAVFGPRDVDEYLAGTSAVLAS from the coding sequence ATGCCCAAAGTCTCGGAGGAATACCGCGAAGCCCGCCGCGACGAGATCGGTCGCGCCGCACTGCGCGTGCTCGAGCGCAAAGGTGTGCGCGACACCTCCATCGCCGACATCGTCGAGGAGTCGGGCCTGTCGACCGGCGCGATCTACTCGCACTTCTCCACCAAGTCGGAACTCGCCCGCTATGTCGTCGGGCGCTTCCTTCTGCCGCGGCTCGACGCGCTGGAGGCCGCAGGCGCCCGCGGCGAGGTCCTGACCCCTCGGCAGGTGGTCCGCGGCATGCTGTCGATCTTCAGCGACGCCGGACTGTCGACTTCGCTCGTGCTGCAGTTCTGGGGTGAGGCGATGGTCGAGCCGGGGCTGCACGACGAGATGCTCCGCACGGCAGGGCGTCTCAGGGCGGCCCTCACTCACGCGATCGGGCCGTGGGCGCGCGCGCAGACAGCGGATGCAGCCGAGGCCGAGACTCTCGCCGCCCGCACCGCACGGTCGATCGTCGCCCTCGCGCAGGGCTATGTCGCGAACACGGCCGTCTTCGGCCCGCGCGACGTCGACGAATACCTCGCCGGCACGAGCGCCGTCCTCGCGAGCTGA